The following coding sequences are from one Sphingomonadaceae bacterium OTU29LAMAA1 window:
- a CDS encoding tetratricopeptide repeat protein: MRVIVATMLVGACLTTPALAADRTGYQAIAAGDFTAAAKRIEAERRIFPDRPELMLNLAVAYARTGRTSDARALYSEVLQRPEVAMDMPNGAIVSSHDVATRGLSRMTTTLATR, translated from the coding sequence ATGCGTGTGATTGTCGCGACGATGCTGGTGGGTGCGTGCCTGACGACGCCAGCGCTGGCTGCCGACCGAACCGGCTATCAGGCGATCGCTGCCGGTGACTTCACCGCGGCGGCAAAGCGGATCGAGGCGGAGCGGCGGATTTTTCCGGATCGTCCCGAATTGATGCTCAACCTGGCCGTCGCCTATGCGCGGACCGGACGCACGTCGGATGCGCGCGCGCTCTACAGCGAAGTGCTGCAGCGACCCGAAGTGGCGATGGATATGCCCAATGGCGCCATCGTGTCTTCGCACGACGTGGCGACGCGCGGGCTGTCGCGGATGACGACGACGCTCGCGACGCGTTGA
- the dcd gene encoding dCTP deaminase, whose translation MSILSDRWIREAALGQQMIEPFVENQRREGCISYGLSSYGYDARVADEFKIFTNVDNALVDPKDFAANSFVDRKTDVCIIPPNSFALARTVEYFRVPRDVLVICLGKSTYARCGIIVNVTPLEPGWEGHVTLEFSNTTPLPAKIYANEGACQFLFLQGNEPCEISYADRAGKYMGQRGVTLPRL comes from the coding sequence ATGTCCATATTGTCCGACCGCTGGATTCGCGAGGCAGCACTCGGCCAGCAGATGATCGAACCGTTCGTCGAGAACCAGCGGCGGGAAGGCTGCATCAGCTATGGCTTGTCGTCGTACGGCTATGACGCGAGGGTCGCCGACGAGTTCAAGATCTTCACCAACGTCGACAACGCTCTCGTCGACCCAAAGGACTTCGCCGCGAACAGCTTCGTCGATCGCAAGACCGATGTCTGCATCATTCCGCCGAACAGCTTCGCGCTTGCCCGCACGGTAGAATATTTCCGGGTGCCGCGCGACGTGCTGGTCATCTGCCTCGGCAAATCGACCTATGCGCGATGCGGCATCATCGTCAACGTGACGCCGCTGGAGCCGGGCTGGGAAGGGCATGTCACGCTCGAATTCTCGAACACCACGCCCCTGCCCGCCAAGATCTATGCCAACGAAGGCGCCTGCCAGTTCCTGTTCCTGCAAGGCAACGAACCCTGCGAGATCAGCTACGCCGATCGGGCCGGCAAATACATGGGTCAGCGCGGGGTCACGCTCCCGCGACTGTAA
- a CDS encoding NUDIX domain-containing protein — MAFDPAGRLLLVRHRYGRSDLWMLPGGGIARGETPEVAAVRELAEETGCRLDAVVPIGRYESGSEGRRDTVHLFRALTAGEPVIDAVELAEARFFALDALPDTLSPATRRRVDELAGARQRDGRW; from the coding sequence ATGGCTTTCGATCCCGCCGGCCGGCTGCTGCTGGTGCGGCATCGCTATGGACGATCGGATTTGTGGATGCTGCCAGGTGGGGGGATCGCACGGGGTGAGACGCCCGAGGTGGCAGCGGTGCGGGAACTGGCCGAAGAGACCGGATGTCGGCTGGATGCGGTGGTGCCGATCGGTCGCTACGAATCGGGCAGTGAGGGGCGGCGCGACACCGTCCATCTATTTCGCGCACTGACGGCGGGCGAACCGGTTATCGATGCGGTCGAATTGGCGGAGGCGCGGTTCTTCGCACTCGATGCCCTGCCGGACACGCTGTCGCCGGCGACGCGGCGGCGGGTGGACGAGTTGGCCGGGGCGCGGCAACGGGATGGCCGGTGGTAG
- a CDS encoding cytidine deaminase — protein MTEDRQRLILAAREAATRAHAPYSRFAVGAALLMTDGSLITGANVENASYGLSLCAETVAIATASAAGRLRDVVSIGVIGGAMDAEGHATGTAPVSPCGRCRQILNEAAQLGGRDLMVHCGAAEGDAVASYRLSELLPQAFGPADLGIH, from the coding sequence ATGACCGAAGACCGCCAACGCCTGATCCTTGCCGCGCGCGAAGCGGCGACGCGCGCCCATGCCCCCTATTCGCGCTTCGCGGTGGGCGCGGCATTGTTGATGACGGACGGCAGTCTGATCACCGGTGCCAACGTCGAAAACGCGAGCTATGGGCTGTCGCTCTGCGCCGAGACGGTGGCGATCGCCACCGCCAGTGCGGCCGGCCGGTTGCGCGATGTCGTGTCGATCGGGGTGATCGGAGGCGCGATGGATGCCGAAGGCCATGCCACCGGCACCGCCCCCGTCAGCCCCTGCGGTCGCTGTCGCCAGATCCTCAACGAAGCCGCGCAACTCGGTGGCCGCGACCTGATGGTCCATTGCGGTGCAGCCGAGGGCGATGCGGTGGCCAGCTACCGCTTGTCGGAACTGCTCCCCCAAGCCTTTGGCCCGGCAGATCTAGGCATACACTAA
- a CDS encoding glycosyl hydrolase yields MGYGLLKAAGVLIGAGLLGIGGWSFATGWHPAQSQYPLQGIDLNENPGDIEWGTVRARGADFAYLVATSGADRRDPGFEANWAALPDAGLRRGAVHLYSLCQLAADQANAFNTFVPRTADALPAAIDVGFHDDCTARPDRDVLIGELRTFIRMVESHTRKPVLLRLTKAVDAEYQVSAAIDRPVWAIANLFPPAYAAHPWRMWRASDIRRIDGIEGPVNWNVVAP; encoded by the coding sequence ATGGGGTATGGATTGCTCAAGGCTGCGGGCGTGCTGATCGGCGCGGGTCTGCTCGGCATCGGTGGCTGGAGCTTCGCGACCGGCTGGCATCCCGCACAAAGCCAGTATCCGTTGCAGGGCATCGACCTGAACGAGAATCCCGGTGACATCGAATGGGGCACGGTGCGGGCGCGCGGTGCCGACTTCGCCTATCTCGTCGCGACATCGGGCGCGGACCGGCGTGATCCGGGGTTCGAAGCCAACTGGGCGGCCCTCCCCGATGCCGGCCTGCGACGCGGTGCGGTCCACCTCTATTCGCTGTGCCAGCTCGCGGCGGATCAGGCGAATGCCTTTAATACCTTTGTCCCCCGCACCGCCGACGCCCTGCCCGCCGCGATCGACGTCGGCTTCCACGACGATTGCACCGCCCGCCCGGATCGCGACGTACTGATCGGCGAATTACGGACCTTCATCAGGATGGTGGAGAGCCATACGCGCAAGCCGGTGCTGTTGCGGCTGACCAAGGCGGTGGACGCCGAATATCAGGTGTCCGCCGCGATCGACCGACCGGTCTGGGCGATCGCCAACCTCTTCCCCCCCGCGTATGCCGCCCATCCGTGGCGAATGTGGCGGGCGAGCGATATCCGCCGCATCGACGGCATCGAAGGCCCTGTGAACTGGAACGTCGTCGCACCATGA
- a CDS encoding UPF0262 family protein, which produces MADPRIIDVTLDEHSIGWRSADVDQERRIAIFDLLEGNHFAPQRAHADDYAGPYRIKLESAEGRLGIHIHREDDSHLETLVLALGRFRRSIKDYFAICDSYYQAIRASTPQQIETVDMARRAVHNDAAELLRERLEGKIEVDFDTARRLFTLICVLHLRG; this is translated from the coding sequence ATGGCCGACCCGCGGATCATCGACGTCACCCTGGACGAGCACAGCATCGGCTGGCGATCGGCCGACGTCGATCAGGAACGGCGGATCGCGATTTTCGACCTGCTGGAAGGGAATCACTTTGCGCCGCAGCGTGCGCATGCCGACGATTATGCGGGCCCCTACCGGATTAAGCTCGAATCGGCGGAGGGACGGCTCGGCATCCACATTCATCGCGAGGACGACAGCCATCTCGAGACGCTGGTGCTGGCGCTCGGCCGCTTCCGCCGGTCGATCAAGGATTACTTCGCGATTTGCGATAGTTACTATCAGGCGATACGGGCCTCCACCCCACAACAGATCGAGACCGTCGACATGGCCCGTCGTGCCGTCCACAATGATGCCGCCGAACTCCTGCGCGAGCGGCTGGAGGGCAAGATCGAGGTCGATTTCGATACTGCGCGTCGCCTGTTCACGCTGATCTGCGTTCTGCATCTGCGCGGCTGA
- a CDS encoding replicative DNA helicase — translation MATLAFPTPAVPAEPLQLPRNVEAEAAMLGAMMIDNRLADDLVDRLEPAHFYEPVHGRIFAAIKTLRVNDMLATPVTLRPMFDADEGMRELGGPSYLASLTGSGAGLIGARQFATQIYDLAMLRALVSVGRTLVERAMDTSEEVNPRAQIEAAEEELYKVAGDGGADNATKSFAQATTMAVKMAERALNSGGNLSGVTTGLDSVNSKIGGMHHSDLMILAGRPGMGKTSLATNIAFNAARRWMRDMQDGIPPAESVGAKVVFFSLEMSADQLATRILAEQSGISSESLRMGKISKAEFGQLAAAAAELETLPLFIDDTGGLSISALHTRVRRLQRRHNNEIGLVVVDYLQLLTGGGKGSKENRVQEISEISRGLKTLAKDMNVPVLALSQLSRAVESREDKRPMLSDLRESGSIEQDADMVWFVFREDYYTAQREPKRPMEGDEARVFEDHAKWASDMERVFGLAELIVAKQRHGATGKVVLKFDPTITKFSDFAGY, via the coding sequence ATGGCCACTCTCGCATTCCCGACTCCGGCGGTTCCCGCCGAACCGCTCCAGCTGCCCCGCAACGTCGAAGCCGAGGCCGCGATGCTCGGCGCGATGATGATCGACAATCGCCTCGCCGACGATCTGGTCGACCGGCTGGAGCCGGCCCACTTCTACGAACCCGTTCACGGCCGCATCTTCGCCGCGATCAAGACGCTGCGGGTCAACGACATGCTGGCTACGCCCGTGACGCTGCGCCCGATGTTCGACGCGGACGAGGGGATGCGCGAGCTGGGCGGGCCGTCGTATCTCGCCAGCCTGACCGGATCGGGCGCCGGCCTGATCGGCGCGCGCCAGTTCGCGACCCAGATCTATGACCTCGCCATGCTGCGCGCGCTGGTCAGCGTCGGCCGGACACTGGTCGAGCGGGCGATGGACACCTCGGAAGAGGTCAACCCACGCGCGCAGATCGAGGCGGCGGAGGAGGAATTGTACAAGGTCGCCGGCGACGGCGGTGCGGACAATGCCACCAAGAGCTTCGCGCAGGCGACGACGATGGCGGTCAAGATGGCTGAACGCGCGCTGAATTCCGGCGGTAACCTGTCGGGCGTCACCACCGGCCTCGACAGCGTCAATTCCAAGATCGGCGGCATGCATCATTCCGACTTGATGATCCTGGCGGGGCGTCCCGGCATGGGCAAGACGTCGCTGGCGACCAACATCGCCTTCAACGCGGCGCGGCGCTGGATGCGCGACATGCAGGACGGGATTCCGCCGGCTGAATCGGTCGGCGCGAAGGTGGTGTTCTTCAGCCTGGAAATGAGCGCCGACCAGCTGGCGACGCGTATTCTGGCCGAACAATCCGGAATCAGTTCCGAATCGCTGCGCATGGGCAAGATCAGCAAGGCAGAGTTCGGCCAATTGGCGGCAGCGGCAGCGGAGCTGGAGACGTTGCCGCTGTTCATCGACGATACCGGCGGCCTGAGCATCAGCGCGCTGCACACCCGCGTGCGCCGCCTGCAACGGCGGCACAACAACGAGATCGGGCTGGTGGTGGTCGATTACCTCCAGCTGCTGACCGGTGGTGGCAAGGGATCGAAGGAGAACCGCGTGCAGGAGATCTCTGAGATTTCGCGCGGATTGAAAACGCTGGCGAAGGACATGAACGTGCCGGTGCTGGCGCTGTCGCAGCTGAGCCGCGCGGTCGAAAGCCGCGAGGACAAACGGCCGATGCTGTCCGACCTTCGCGAATCGGGGTCGATCGAGCAGGACGCCGACATGGTCTGGTTCGTGTTCCGCGAAGATTATTACACCGCCCAGCGCGAACCGAAGCGGCCGATGGAAGGCGACGAGGCTAGGGTGTTCGAGGATCACGCCAAATGGGCGAGCGACATGGAGCGCGTGTTCGGCCTCGCCGAGCTGATCGTCGCGAAGCAGCGCCATGGTGCGACCGGCAAGGTGGTGCTGAAGTTCGATCCGACGATCACGAAGTTCAGCGACTTCGCGGGGTATTGA
- a CDS encoding L,D-transpeptidase family protein, which produces MMRTTATVAMAAMLLPAIPATAQVVQVPVPPSAAVAPPVVMPTMPLPQLSDAQASQLAALLARDTLAQGLAVAAPQPMDAAARDRLVRDALDHARAVHAGRLAEADFQRDWGLRPPVFDPLPGFADAVKRDRIAAWFAALPPPYSGYDGLKAGLERYRSIAAAGGWSTLAGGPDLAMGATGARVLALRQRLAVEDADVAASGSSFDAALVEGVRRAQRRYGLNPTGTVAGQTLAALNVPAAARVRQIMANMERWRWLPQQLPRDRIQVNIAAAVLTVFDGDAPVMSMRAVTGRPGDETPMLSSTIHSVVINPPWNVPTSIATKELWPKEKASPGYFKRNGFRVIDGTRLQQRAGDQSALGRYKFDFDNAFSVYLHDTPSRAKFASFSRLASHGCVRLEKPADLAELLLKGDPAWTPEAIAAAVDKGDTVRARLTKPVSVYLLYWTAFASGNGQMNFRADPYGWDSTLASKIEARSATQLIAAR; this is translated from the coding sequence ATGATGAGAACCACAGCGACGGTGGCCATGGCCGCCATGCTCCTGCCGGCGATTCCGGCTACGGCGCAGGTGGTGCAGGTGCCGGTGCCGCCCTCGGCTGCCGTAGCGCCACCGGTGGTGATGCCGACGATGCCGCTGCCGCAGTTGAGCGATGCGCAGGCGTCGCAGCTTGCCGCCCTGCTGGCGCGCGACACGCTGGCGCAGGGTCTGGCCGTGGCAGCGCCACAGCCGATGGATGCGGCCGCCCGCGACCGGCTGGTGCGCGATGCGCTGGATCATGCCCGCGCAGTGCATGCCGGACGACTGGCCGAGGCGGATTTCCAGCGCGACTGGGGATTGCGGCCACCGGTATTCGATCCGTTGCCGGGCTTTGCCGATGCCGTGAAGCGCGATCGTATCGCGGCATGGTTCGCGGCATTGCCGCCGCCCTATTCGGGCTATGACGGGCTGAAGGCGGGGCTTGAACGCTATCGCAGCATCGCTGCGGCGGGCGGCTGGTCGACGTTGGCGGGGGGACCCGATCTGGCGATGGGTGCGACCGGCGCGCGGGTGCTGGCGCTGCGTCAACGACTGGCAGTGGAAGACGCTGACGTCGCTGCGAGCGGTTCCAGCTTCGATGCCGCACTGGTCGAAGGCGTCCGCCGCGCGCAGCGGCGTTACGGCCTGAACCCTACGGGTACGGTCGCCGGTCAGACGCTGGCGGCGCTGAACGTCCCCGCGGCGGCGCGGGTGCGGCAGATCATGGCGAACATGGAGCGGTGGCGCTGGCTGCCGCAGCAACTGCCGCGGGACCGTATTCAGGTGAACATCGCCGCGGCGGTGCTGACCGTGTTCGATGGCGACGCACCGGTCATGTCGATGCGTGCGGTCACCGGCCGACCGGGGGATGAAACGCCGATGCTGTCGTCGACGATCCACAGCGTCGTGATCAATCCGCCGTGGAACGTGCCGACGTCGATCGCGACGAAGGAGCTGTGGCCGAAGGAAAAGGCCAGCCCGGGCTATTTCAAACGCAACGGTTTCCGCGTGATCGACGGCACCCGCCTGCAACAGCGGGCGGGCGACCAGAGCGCGCTCGGCCGCTACAAGTTCGATTTCGACAACGCTTTTTCGGTGTATCTGCACGACACGCCGTCGCGTGCGAAATTCGCAAGCTTCAGCCGGCTGGCGAGCCACGGCTGCGTGCGGCTGGAAAAGCCCGCCGACCTCGCCGAACTGCTGTTGAAGGGCGATCCTGCCTGGACGCCGGAGGCGATCGCCGCCGCCGTGGACAAGGGCGACACGGTGCGGGCGCGGCTGACCAAGCCGGTGTCGGTGTATCTGCTGTACTGGACTGCCTTCGCCAGCGGTAACGGCCAGATGAATTTCCGCGCCGATCCGTATGGCTGGGATTCGACTTTAGCGTCGAAGATCGAGGCGCGCTCGGCGACGCAACTGATCGCGGCACGGTGA
- a CDS encoding D-alanyl-D-alanine carboxypeptidase, translating to MTMFRRASGMMRGMLAFWCMLAAMSAVTTLASPASAATRPVSAILMDADDGSILYAENAGIVRRPASLTKMMTLFLVFDALDAGTLRPGDPVRISRYAASQPPSRVGLRPGASMTIDQAIRAIAVVSANDVAVALAETLGGTEDRFARMMTAKARALGLEDTSFTNASGLPGHNLTTAQDIARLSLALLRDHPDRYAAFSVRSFSWGKRRVQSHNHLLGAFQGADGIKTGYTAEAGFALAASAKRNGRRLIAVVIGERSVQIRDRRVAKMLEEGFRGLAPSGAVASKTTRAEEGLLGPGFAATIAALGAAADADETPEGGGGD from the coding sequence ATGACCATGTTCCGACGCGCATCGGGTATGATGCGCGGCATGCTGGCGTTCTGGTGCATGCTGGCGGCGATGTCGGCAGTGACGACGCTGGCATCGCCGGCGTCGGCGGCGACGCGGCCAGTATCCGCCATCCTGATGGATGCGGACGACGGCAGCATATTGTACGCCGAGAATGCCGGGATCGTCCGGCGGCCGGCGTCGCTGACCAAAATGATGACGTTGTTTCTGGTGTTCGACGCGCTCGACGCCGGGACGTTGCGACCGGGTGATCCGGTGCGGATCTCTCGCTATGCCGCCAGTCAGCCGCCGTCGCGGGTCGGATTGCGTCCGGGGGCGTCGATGACGATCGATCAGGCGATCCGGGCGATCGCCGTGGTGTCGGCCAACGATGTTGCGGTGGCGCTGGCAGAGACACTGGGTGGAACCGAGGATCGGTTCGCCCGGATGATGACGGCCAAGGCTCGCGCGCTCGGGCTGGAGGATACGTCGTTCACCAACGCATCGGGCCTGCCCGGTCACAATCTGACGACGGCGCAGGACATCGCCCGACTGTCGCTGGCGCTGCTGCGCGATCATCCGGATCGCTATGCTGCGTTCAGCGTGCGATCGTTCAGCTGGGGCAAGCGGCGGGTACAGAGCCACAACCATCTGCTCGGCGCGTTTCAGGGCGCGGACGGGATCAAGACCGGCTATACGGCGGAGGCGGGCTTCGCGCTGGCGGCATCGGCGAAGCGTAACGGGCGCCGCCTGATCGCGGTGGTGATCGGCGAGCGGTCGGTGCAGATCCGCGACCGCAGGGTGGCAAAGATGCTGGAGGAAGGATTTCGGGGTCTCGCGCCATCAGGCGCCGTGGCGAGCAAGACGACGCGCGCCGAAGAGGGGCTGCTGGGGCCGGGCTTCGCGGCGACGATCGCCGCGCTGGGCGCGGCAGCGGATGCCGACGAAACGCCGGAAGGCGGCGGCGGGGACTGA
- a CDS encoding NAD(P)/FAD-dependent oxidoreductase yields the protein MLRITELKLPLNHPEEALAAAIRNRLRITPRDLIRYTVARRAHDARDKMDIHFVYSIDVTVKNEPQVLARFKRDRDVNITPDTGYRFVTRAPADYVGPRPVVVGAGPCGLFAGLILAQMGFRPIILDRGKLVRERTKDTWGLWRRSELNPESNVQFGEGGAGTFSDGKLWSQIKDPRHLGRKVLTEFVKAGAPPEILTEAHPHIGTFRLVTMVESMRATVEALGGEYRFQHRVDDIEVDTAADGSRRLRGLTLQTGERMETGPVVLALGHSARDTFHMLHDRGVHLEAKPFSIGVRIEHPQSWIDEARFGPCAGHPDLGAAAYSLSHHCTNGRTVYSFCMCPGGTVVAATSEPGRVATNGMSQYSRNERNANSGIVVGIDPARDYPGNPLAGIELQRHWESRAFEVGGGDYKAPAQRLGDFLAGRPSTQLGSVIPSYRPGVHLTDLAACLPDFAVSAMREALVAFGREIPGYDHPDAVMTGVETRTSSPVRITRGDDFQSINTAGLYPAGEGAGYAGGILSAAVDGIKIAEAVARGLMAERAGAARLATAA from the coding sequence ATGCTCCGCATCACCGAACTGAAGCTGCCCCTCAATCATCCGGAGGAGGCACTGGCGGCGGCGATCCGCAATCGCCTGCGTATCACGCCGCGTGACCTGATCCGCTACACCGTTGCGCGCCGGGCGCATGACGCGCGCGACAAGATGGACATCCACTTCGTCTATTCGATCGACGTGACGGTAAAGAACGAGCCGCAGGTGCTGGCTCGCTTCAAACGTGATCGCGACGTCAATATCACGCCCGACACCGGCTATCGCTTCGTGACAAGGGCTCCCGCGGATTACGTCGGGCCACGCCCCGTGGTGGTGGGCGCGGGGCCGTGCGGATTGTTCGCCGGGCTGATCCTGGCCCAGATGGGCTTCCGGCCGATCATCCTCGATCGCGGCAAGCTGGTACGCGAGCGGACCAAGGACACCTGGGGACTGTGGCGCCGCAGCGAGCTGAACCCCGAATCGAACGTCCAGTTCGGAGAGGGCGGAGCAGGGACCTTCTCGGACGGCAAATTGTGGAGCCAGATCAAGGACCCGCGCCACCTCGGCCGCAAGGTGCTGACGGAATTCGTCAAGGCGGGCGCGCCGCCCGAGATCCTGACCGAGGCGCATCCGCATATCGGCACATTCCGGCTGGTGACGATGGTCGAGAGCATGCGCGCGACGGTCGAGGCACTGGGCGGCGAATACCGGTTCCAGCACCGCGTCGACGATATCGAGGTGGACACGGCGGCGGACGGCAGCCGGCGGTTGCGCGGCCTGACGCTGCAGACCGGCGAACGGATGGAGACGGGGCCGGTTGTGCTGGCGCTCGGCCACAGCGCGCGCGACACGTTCCACATGCTTCATGATCGCGGCGTGCATCTGGAGGCGAAGCCGTTCTCGATCGGGGTGCGGATCGAACATCCGCAAAGCTGGATCGACGAGGCCCGGTTCGGGCCGTGCGCCGGCCATCCCGATCTGGGGGCGGCGGCGTACAGCCTGTCGCACCATTGCACCAACGGACGAACGGTCTACAGCTTTTGCATGTGTCCGGGCGGCACCGTCGTCGCGGCGACAAGCGAGCCGGGGCGGGTCGCCACCAACGGCATGAGCCAATATTCGCGCAACGAACGCAACGCCAACTCCGGCATCGTCGTCGGCATCGATCCGGCACGCGACTATCCGGGTAATCCGCTCGCCGGGATCGAACTGCAACGGCATTGGGAAAGCCGGGCGTTCGAGGTCGGTGGCGGCGATTACAAGGCACCGGCGCAGCGGCTGGGCGACTTCCTCGCCGGACGGCCCTCGACGCAGCTTGGCAGCGTGATCCCGTCCTATCGCCCCGGCGTGCACCTGACCGACCTTGCCGCGTGCCTGCCCGACTTCGCGGTCTCCGCGATGCGCGAGGCATTGGTGGCGTTCGGTCGCGAGATTCCGGGCTATGACCATCCCGACGCGGTAATGACCGGCGTCGAGACCCGGACGTCGTCACCCGTGCGGATCACCCGCGGTGACGACTTCCAGAGCATCAACACCGCCGGGCTGTATCCTGCGGGCGAGGGGGCGGGTTACGCTGGCGGCATCCTGTCGGCTGCGGTCGACGGCATCAAGATCGCGGAAGCGGTGGCGCGCGGCCTGATGGCGGAACGGGCCGGCGCCGCTCGACTGGCAACCGCCGCGTGA
- a CDS encoding TetR/AcrR family transcriptional regulator: MESVATLPHKGRPREFCTDAALAAALRVFWSKGYEGASLADLTEAMQITRPSLYAAFGNKEALFHKALDLYEAEKLEYTRVALEQPTARAVAEHFMRGALAMQTSQCDPKGCLGVISAMACGAEAESIKADVIARRASSQAALVDRFEQAKRDGDLPAHVDALGLTSYLYALLQGMAVQAGSGATRAELERLVDTSLAVWPSR, from the coding sequence ATGGAAAGCGTTGCAACTCTGCCCCACAAGGGTCGCCCGCGGGAATTCTGCACCGATGCCGCGCTGGCGGCGGCGCTGCGCGTGTTCTGGAGCAAGGGATATGAAGGTGCCTCGCTCGCCGACCTGACGGAGGCGATGCAGATCACGCGTCCCAGCCTGTATGCCGCGTTCGGCAACAAGGAGGCCTTGTTCCACAAGGCGCTCGACCTCTACGAGGCAGAGAAGCTGGAATATACCCGCGTCGCATTGGAACAGCCGACCGCGCGCGCCGTCGCCGAGCATTTCATGCGCGGCGCGCTCGCGATGCAGACCAGCCAATGCGATCCCAAGGGGTGCCTTGGCGTGATCAGCGCGATGGCCTGCGGTGCGGAAGCCGAATCGATCAAGGCCGACGTGATCGCCCGCCGCGCATCGTCTCAGGCGGCACTGGTAGACCGATTCGAACAGGCGAAACGCGACGGCGACCTGCCCGCGCACGTCGATGCCCTTGGCCTGACCAGTTATCTCTACGCCCTGTTGCAGGGCATGGCGGTGCAGGCCGGATCGGGTGCGACCCGTGCCGAACTCGAGCGGCTGGTCGACACCAGCCTCGCAGTCTGGCCGAGCCGCTGA